From a single Stackebrandtia endophytica genomic region:
- a CDS encoding beta-ketoacyl-[acyl-carrier-protein] synthase family protein → MEKAVITGMGVVSPIGNNVLEFEDNLFAGRHGIVPIDHFDNSDMTVRVYAPVKNLDTKEHFPTRELRRLDAYSLFGLIAARQAVADSGILGDIDPYRFGAYLSTGLGGVGTTLSEHDNLRERGPRRVSPMLIPKWISNMLAGLAAIEFDAKGPALSHVAACASSAASIGEGLRAIRHGYADAVICGGGEAITQKLVMAGFQSLRALSDSADPDRASIPFDRERAGFVMGEGGAALVLESESHARARGATIHAEVSGYGITSDASHITAPAEDGEAIDRAITDALAEAGADDESVYVNAHGTGTVKNDQVEAAAIARVFGGKALVSSTKSMTGHLLGAAGAAEAIVSVLALRNSAAPPTAGTTELDDDMQIDVVRGGARPAQLSRAVSLSLGFGGHNVCLVIDRRE, encoded by the coding sequence ATGGAAAAGGCCGTCATCACCGGAATGGGCGTGGTCAGCCCGATCGGAAACAACGTCCTCGAATTCGAGGACAACCTGTTCGCGGGCCGCCACGGCATCGTGCCCATCGACCACTTCGACAACAGCGACATGACCGTGCGGGTATACGCCCCGGTCAAGAACCTCGACACCAAGGAACACTTCCCGACCCGGGAACTGCGCCGACTCGACGCCTACAGCCTGTTCGGCCTGATCGCCGCCCGGCAGGCCGTGGCGGACTCCGGCATCCTCGGCGACATCGACCCCTACCGATTCGGCGCCTACTTGAGCACCGGACTCGGTGGAGTCGGAACCACCCTCAGCGAACACGACAACCTGCGAGAACGCGGTCCACGACGAGTATCGCCCATGCTCATTCCCAAATGGATCTCCAACATGCTGGCCGGTCTGGCCGCCATCGAGTTCGACGCGAAAGGGCCGGCCCTGTCCCACGTCGCCGCTTGCGCCTCCAGCGCCGCCAGCATCGGAGAGGGACTGCGCGCCATACGGCACGGCTACGCCGACGCGGTGATCTGCGGAGGCGGTGAGGCCATCACCCAGAAACTGGTCATGGCCGGTTTCCAGAGCCTGCGCGCACTCAGCGACTCCGCCGACCCCGATCGCGCCAGCATCCCGTTCGACCGCGAACGCGCCGGCTTCGTCATGGGAGAAGGCGGTGCCGCACTGGTTCTGGAGAGCGAATCCCACGCCCGAGCCCGAGGCGCGACGATCCACGCGGAGGTGTCCGGATACGGCATCACCAGCGACGCCTCCCACATCACCGCGCCCGCCGAAGACGGTGAGGCCATCGACCGCGCGATCACCGACGCGCTGGCCGAAGCCGGCGCCGACGACGAATCCGTCTACGTGAACGCGCACGGAACCGGCACCGTGAAGAACGACCAGGTCGAAGCCGCCGCCATCGCCCGCGTATTCGGCGGCAAGGCCCTCGTGTCGTCGACGAAGTCCATGACCGGCCACCTCCTGGGAGCCGCCGGCGCGGCCGAGGCCATCGTGTCGGTCCTGGCGCTGCGAAACTCGGCCGCACCCCCGACCGCCGGAACCACCGAGCTCGACGACGACATGCAGATCGACGTGGTCCGCGGCGGAGCCCGACCCGCCCAACTGTCCCGCGCGGTATCGCTGTCACTGGGATTCGGTGGGCACAACGTGTGTCTCGTGATCGACCGTCGCGAGTGA
- a CDS encoding MFS transporter, whose protein sequence is MESATSQRPPDTTRSPHEIARNFRSFILIWVAQLVARIGNGLTAFGLGVYAYQLTGRSTAVALVTMAAFLPGVLLAPLGGVLADRFDRRLLMILGDALSAIGLLALLLLIQAGIGNVAIVCACVAFSSIFTSVMDPAYRATISDLLTPEQYARASGMVQFASASQYLISPALAGILMSWFGIGLVLLIDIGTMAVTTLCMVLVWRTIKSTKPVAERGFWADLRFGVAFLARNRGITVLMLLVTFVTFCMGFLQTLLTPMLLDLSNEEVLGVVRSVAAVGMVVASLAIGIFSMGHRHINYIAIALAGSGVVTLLMGATMNVLLIGAFCFIFFMMLPPLNTSVEVLVRASIPNETQGKVWGLMGLISQIGYIVAYAVSGVLADYVFNPLLVSGGALADSAGALIGVGESRGIGLMLIIVGVLLVGTAIVMTRVKSIRVLEENLKNQTLESTR, encoded by the coding sequence ATGGAATCCGCGACGTCGCAACGACCCCCGGATACGACGCGGTCGCCGCACGAGATCGCGCGCAACTTCCGCAGCTTCATCCTCATCTGGGTGGCGCAGCTGGTGGCGCGCATCGGCAACGGCCTGACCGCCTTCGGCCTGGGCGTTTACGCCTACCAGCTGACCGGACGCAGCACCGCGGTCGCGCTGGTCACCATGGCCGCGTTCCTGCCCGGCGTGCTCCTGGCCCCACTGGGCGGGGTCCTTGCCGACCGTTTCGACCGCCGCCTGTTGATGATCCTAGGCGACGCGTTGTCGGCGATCGGGCTGCTGGCGCTGCTTCTGTTGATACAGGCCGGAATCGGCAACGTGGCGATCGTGTGCGCATGTGTCGCGTTCAGCTCGATCTTCACCTCGGTGATGGACCCGGCCTACCGCGCCACCATCAGCGACCTGCTGACACCCGAGCAGTACGCCCGAGCCAGCGGCATGGTGCAGTTCGCCTCGGCGTCGCAGTACCTGATATCCCCGGCCCTGGCGGGAATCCTGATGTCCTGGTTCGGCATCGGACTCGTCCTGCTGATCGACATCGGAACCATGGCGGTGACGACGCTGTGCATGGTCCTGGTGTGGCGGACCATCAAATCCACCAAACCGGTCGCCGAACGCGGCTTCTGGGCCGACCTGCGGTTCGGCGTGGCGTTCCTGGCGCGCAACCGGGGCATCACCGTCCTGATGTTGCTGGTGACGTTCGTGACCTTCTGCATGGGATTCCTTCAGACCCTGCTGACCCCGATGCTCCTCGATCTATCCAATGAGGAGGTTCTCGGGGTGGTCCGGTCCGTGGCCGCCGTCGGCATGGTCGTGGCCAGCCTGGCCATCGGCATCTTCAGCATGGGACACCGGCACATCAACTACATCGCGATAGCGCTGGCCGGCAGCGGTGTGGTGACCCTCCTGATGGGCGCCACCATGAATGTGCTGCTCATCGGGGCCTTCTGCTTCATCTTCTTCATGATGCTGCCCCCACTGAACACCAGCGTCGAGGTGCTCGTGCGGGCCTCGATCCCCAACGAGACACAGGGGAAGGTCTGGGGACTCATGGGCTTGATCTCCCAGATCGGCTACATCGTCGCCTACGCCGTCTCAGGCGTACTGGCCGACTACGTCTTCAACCCACTGCTCGTCTCCGGCGGAGCACTGGCCGACAGTGCCGGAGCGCTGATCGGCGTCGGCGAGTCACGCGGCATCGGCCTGATGCTGATCATCGTCGGAGTGCTGCTGGTCGGCACGGCGATCGTGATGACCCGCGTCAAGAGCATCCGGGTGCTGGAAGAGAACTTGAAAAATCAAACTCTGGAATCAACGAGGTAA
- a CDS encoding aspartate aminotransferase family protein, which produces MKRILPGGVHYNFNMPWEEVPLHFVGGKGSRLTDMDGNEYLDLYARFGAMILGHGNEEYLATLDDAMRRVLCVSHCDFDADALELMNAHIPSAEMIRFGLSGTEILQTALRLARAHTGRNRFLRFENHYHGNADNIMGGRVTDRRRPVPVDFKGDYKGTAGRATNVMADQSYMVPWNDPDRLETFFREHGETLACVVTEPVCVNGGSIEAAPGYLELLRALCTEYGVVLIFDEMITGVRMGVGGAQKKLGVTPDLTTFGKAIGGGGIPVSALAGKREIMSLLENKKVIHAGTYNGYPLGTAAVTATFTILSRDDEAVLHRMHRRTQRLQSTLVAEADAVGLPLIVQGPPGVSSFHCRDTPLEHPGQYDFELMSKDIIVATALQRHGVLISSVSRIYPNAQLSDEDVEFFEVRARKALAEAKQSIDEIF; this is translated from the coding sequence GTGAAACGGATCCTCCCCGGTGGAGTCCACTACAACTTCAACATGCCCTGGGAGGAGGTGCCACTGCACTTCGTCGGCGGCAAGGGAAGCCGTCTGACCGATATGGATGGTAACGAGTACCTCGACCTGTACGCCCGGTTCGGTGCGATGATCCTCGGACACGGCAACGAGGAATACCTCGCCACACTCGACGACGCCATGCGTCGAGTGCTGTGCGTCAGTCACTGCGACTTCGACGCCGACGCCCTCGAACTGATGAACGCCCACATCCCGTCCGCCGAGATGATCCGATTCGGACTGTCGGGAACCGAGATCCTTCAGACCGCGCTGCGCCTGGCCCGTGCCCACACCGGGCGCAACCGCTTCCTGAGGTTCGAGAACCACTACCACGGAAACGCCGACAACATCATGGGCGGCCGGGTCACCGACCGACGGCGCCCGGTGCCGGTCGACTTCAAGGGTGACTACAAGGGAACCGCGGGTCGGGCCACCAACGTCATGGCCGACCAGTCCTACATGGTGCCCTGGAACGACCCCGACCGGCTGGAGACGTTCTTCCGCGAGCACGGCGAAACCCTGGCCTGCGTCGTCACCGAACCGGTGTGCGTCAACGGCGGATCGATCGAGGCCGCGCCCGGCTACCTCGAACTGTTGCGCGCGTTGTGTACCGAGTACGGCGTCGTGTTGATCTTCGACGAGATGATCACCGGCGTGCGCATGGGAGTGGGTGGCGCGCAGAAGAAGCTCGGCGTCACCCCCGACCTGACCACCTTCGGCAAGGCCATCGGCGGCGGCGGAATCCCGGTCTCCGCGCTGGCCGGCAAACGCGAGATCATGAGTCTGCTGGAGAACAAGAAGGTCATCCACGCCGGAACCTACAACGGATACCCGTTGGGAACCGCCGCGGTGACGGCGACCTTCACGATCCTGTCCCGTGACGACGAGGCCGTGCTGCACCGGATGCACCGCCGGACGCAACGGCTCCAGTCGACGCTGGTGGCCGAAGCCGACGCCGTCGGACTACCGCTGATCGTGCAGGGCCCGCCCGGAGTGTCCTCGTTCCACTGCCGCGACACCCCGCTGGAACACCCCGGACAGTACGACTTCGAGCTGATGAGCAAGGACATCATCGTCGCCACCGCCCTACAGCGGCACGGCGTGCTCATCTCCAGCGTCTCGCGCATCTACCCCAATGCGCAGCTGTCGGACGAGGACGTCGAGTTCTTCGAAGTCCGTGCCCGCAAGGCGCTCGCCGAGGCCAAACAGTCCATCGATGAAATTTTCTGA
- a CDS encoding DUF6790 family protein, producing MWIVVIIGAGVLTAVGQLAIGGFSADYVDVMKTLLLHQFAVSHGIIAVGGFIINVLYPEKTAAKLGWPSGPFQIKYGFAQVGLGVMGVLAIWFQGNFWVATLVTLYVYGFSGLWTHTLEVIRKRKEEGRTDWVEIGNIILDVVYHAVLTWMSLQIPGVWSFE from the coding sequence ATGTGGATCGTAGTGATCATCGGCGCCGGTGTGCTCACCGCCGTCGGACAGTTGGCCATCGGAGGTTTCTCCGCCGACTATGTGGACGTGATGAAAACCCTCCTGCTGCACCAGTTCGCGGTGTCGCACGGAATAATCGCTGTCGGTGGTTTCATCATCAACGTTCTGTATCCGGAGAAGACCGCCGCGAAGCTGGGATGGCCGAGCGGTCCCTTCCAGATCAAGTACGGCTTCGCCCAGGTCGGTCTGGGTGTCATGGGTGTACTGGCGATCTGGTTCCAGGGCAACTTCTGGGTCGCGACCCTTGTGACACTGTACGTATACGGCTTCAGTGGACTGTGGACGCACACGCTTGAGGTGATCCGCAAACGCAAGGAAGAAGGAAGGACCGACTGGGTCGAGATCGGCAACATCATCTTGGACGTTGTCTACCACGCCGTCTTGACCTGGATGTCCTTGCAGATCCCAGGAGTTTGGAGTTTTGAGTGA
- a CDS encoding acyl carrier protein produces the protein MTEAEFKEALAEFTTKTADELLMSDDLSELGVDSIAVYEFVMKIEDVVGRQDIEVTDTVSNLQDLYDRVLEAAEQHA, from the coding sequence ATGACTGAAGCCGAGTTCAAGGAAGCGCTCGCCGAGTTCACCACCAAGACCGCCGACGAACTGCTCATGAGCGACGACCTGTCCGAATTGGGTGTCGACTCCATCGCGGTCTACGAGTTCGTCATGAAGATCGAAGATGTCGTCGGACGACAGGACATCGAGGTCACCGACACCGTCTCCAACCTGCAGGACCTCTACGACCGGGTTCTGGAAGCCGCCGAGCAGCACGCCTGA
- a CDS encoding ABC transporter ATP-binding protein, giving the protein MSDEMMLRAEGLSKTYYSTDPPTQVLNGIDLAVNKGEFLTIMGASGSGKSTLLYSISGMDRPTGGTVSLEGRDLTSLNDNEMSKVRLTSMGFIFQQAYFLNNLNIRDNILLPALKATPKDKDAVIARIDALMERFGIAHVKTHGITQVSGGQLQRASICRALSAGPSILFADEPTGALNSSMTIEVMDALTDVHSEGTTLVMVTHDPACAARADRVIYLRDGLLVDSRELGKWTSEQATQREDDLLAWLRKNGF; this is encoded by the coding sequence ATGTCAGACGAGATGATGTTGCGGGCCGAGGGTCTGTCCAAAACCTACTATTCAACCGATCCACCGACTCAAGTCCTCAACGGAATCGACCTCGCGGTCAACAAGGGCGAATTCCTCACCATCATGGGGGCGTCCGGATCCGGCAAGTCGACGCTGCTCTACAGCATCAGCGGCATGGACCGTCCCACCGGCGGAACCGTCTCACTGGAGGGGCGGGACCTCACCTCGCTCAACGACAACGAGATGAGCAAAGTCCGGTTGACCAGCATGGGATTCATCTTCCAGCAGGCGTACTTCCTGAACAACCTGAACATCCGGGACAACATCCTGCTGCCCGCGCTGAAGGCCACTCCGAAGGACAAGGACGCCGTGATCGCGCGCATCGACGCGCTCATGGAACGGTTCGGCATCGCTCACGTCAAGACCCACGGCATCACCCAGGTGTCCGGAGGTCAGTTGCAGCGTGCGTCCATCTGTCGCGCGCTGTCCGCCGGACCGTCCATCTTGTTCGCCGATGAACCGACCGGTGCGTTGAACAGCAGCATGACCATCGAGGTCATGGACGCGCTGACCGACGTCCACAGTGAAGGAACCACGCTCGTGATGGTCACCCACGATCCGGCCTGTGCGGCCCGGGCCGACCGGGTGATCTACCTGAGAGACGGCCTGCTGGTCGACTCCCGCGAACTCGGGAAGTGGACCAGTGAACAGGCCACGCAGCGCGAGGACGACCTGCTCGCATGGCTGCGAAAGAACGGATTCTGA
- a CDS encoding 4'-phosphopantetheinyl transferase family protein, with amino-acid sequence MSFSLLQYLWRRRSPDPLPEIVLGRFGKPRFQGVRDRHFNWSHDASICVCVLAATPVGVDVQSPVPYDDALFERITTPGERYLRDRFQSDDDMSLLWTRKEAIVKRTGRGLTTPLREVDTLASNVLTLASVEPRYHLSLSAEGLDQAALRSRLRISWLQPSPTAHLWTTRDGDGLGDRSDLRPYRPNYPAYPIMV; translated from the coding sequence GTGTCCTTCTCCCTGCTGCAATACCTGTGGCGACGGCGATCCCCTGATCCACTGCCCGAGATCGTGCTCGGCCGCTTCGGCAAACCCCGATTCCAGGGAGTTCGCGATCGGCACTTCAACTGGTCACACGACGCCTCGATCTGCGTGTGCGTACTGGCGGCGACACCCGTCGGGGTCGATGTGCAATCCCCGGTGCCCTACGACGACGCACTCTTCGAACGCATCACCACACCGGGCGAGCGGTACCTGCGCGACCGGTTCCAGTCCGACGACGACATGAGCCTACTGTGGACTCGAAAGGAGGCGATCGTGAAGCGCACCGGGCGGGGTCTGACCACTCCGCTGCGAGAAGTCGACACCCTCGCCTCCAACGTCCTGACCCTGGCGAGCGTCGAGCCGCGATACCACCTCTCCCTGAGCGCCGAGGGGCTCGACCAAGCGGCCCTGCGGTCGCGGCTGCGGATCAGCTGGTTGCAGCCCAGTCCCACAGCCCACCTCTGGACGACCCGAGACGGCGACGGGCTCGGAGATCGATCCGACCTGCGACCGTATCGGCCGAATTATCCGGCATACCCGATTATGGTGTGA
- a CDS encoding ABC transporter permease, which translates to MRLRYTYNDLIRNKGVNAALLVILILSAFLTATGSMVMERLVGSVNQLFDEAKPPHFLQMHVGDYDRGELERFAADHPEIDSWLIEEMLGYDSAAIAWQRPSTGESGDLSDSLIDNLFVTQNEEFDFLIDETGAIPRPSAGEIYLPVAYQLQFELQTGDELRLTTDSGVHRFTVEGFVRDSQMASSLSSATRFVVSEADFAELTTAGGGAPEIIAEYRLSDTALIADLQRAYESDEALPKNGQAVTYDLILLINAISDGLVAVALVFVSFLLIAIALLNARFVIRGTLEDEVREIGAMKAIGLPSKTISGLYLSKYRLMTFLACVIGGLLAIVATDLLTRSVQANYAEAPLGLSAVLVPVIALAVVYLFVVAICRRVFRRVRKIQVVNALVHGSTLDDRQTARRAKREAKRVKRTSLASFRGGSINRRLAVLDLRADAKQWVLIPTVFFLAAVLMALPMNLLSTFESPRFITYMGAPETDVRADIQFADDVDQTRDDLVASMASDDRLTDLRVYANLLYETEGEDGWETLRVEVGDYSAGTVEFLEGERPEDGEIALSVLNADKYGLTTGDPLTVRRGGESTTLVVSGIYQDVTSGGNTAKMQGEATTGAASYVIYADAVDGADAAAIADEYNDRFDSANVIPMGEYVKQTFSYFTGAFQNAAILAFVFGVGIAVLITSLFLKLRLSSERRKNGVLSAIGFSTAEISSQVRGKTLAVVALGTVLGLVFTATVGESLAGGLMSVAGLGITKLAFIPNWSVVYIGYPLVLIAAGYIGAVALTARLRGADKSMWIRG; encoded by the coding sequence GTGCGCCTTCGATATACGTACAACGATCTGATCAGGAACAAGGGCGTCAACGCGGCGCTGCTGGTCATCCTGATCCTGAGCGCGTTCCTGACCGCCACCGGTTCCATGGTGATGGAGCGGTTGGTCGGATCGGTGAACCAACTGTTCGACGAGGCCAAGCCGCCACACTTCCTCCAGATGCACGTGGGCGACTACGACCGAGGCGAATTGGAACGCTTCGCCGCCGACCACCCCGAGATCGACAGTTGGTTGATCGAGGAGATGCTCGGATACGACAGCGCCGCCATCGCCTGGCAGCGGCCGAGCACGGGGGAGTCCGGCGACCTCTCCGACAGCCTCATCGACAACCTCTTCGTCACCCAGAATGAGGAATTCGACTTCCTGATCGACGAAACCGGGGCGATACCGCGCCCGTCCGCGGGCGAGATCTACCTGCCGGTGGCCTACCAGTTGCAGTTCGAACTCCAAACCGGTGACGAACTGCGGCTGACCACCGACTCCGGCGTCCACCGGTTCACCGTCGAGGGATTCGTACGCGACTCCCAAATGGCGTCGTCACTGTCGTCGGCGACCCGGTTCGTCGTCTCCGAAGCGGACTTCGCCGAACTCACCACCGCCGGAGGCGGCGCCCCCGAGATCATCGCCGAATACCGGCTGAGCGACACCGCGTTGATCGCCGACCTCCAGCGCGCCTACGAATCCGACGAAGCCCTCCCGAAGAACGGCCAGGCCGTCACCTACGACCTGATCCTGCTGATCAACGCCATCAGCGACGGGTTGGTCGCGGTGGCACTGGTGTTCGTCAGCTTCCTGCTGATCGCGATCGCGCTGCTCAACGCGCGATTCGTCATCCGGGGGACGTTGGAGGACGAGGTACGTGAGATCGGTGCCATGAAGGCCATCGGACTGCCCAGCAAGACGATCTCCGGGCTGTACCTGTCGAAATACCGGCTGATGACCTTCCTGGCCTGTGTCATCGGTGGACTGCTGGCCATCGTCGCCACCGACCTGCTGACCCGCAGCGTCCAGGCGAACTACGCCGAGGCGCCGCTGGGACTGTCGGCGGTACTGGTTCCGGTGATCGCGTTGGCGGTGGTCTACCTGTTCGTGGTGGCGATCTGCCGACGGGTGTTCCGCCGGGTCCGCAAGATCCAGGTCGTCAACGCCCTCGTTCACGGCAGCACCCTCGACGACCGACAGACCGCACGACGCGCCAAACGAGAAGCCAAGCGGGTCAAGCGAACCAGCCTCGCCTCATTCCGAGGCGGCAGCATCAACCGGCGCCTGGCGGTCCTGGACCTGCGGGCCGACGCCAAGCAATGGGTGCTGATCCCGACCGTGTTCTTCCTGGCCGCGGTGCTCATGGCCCTGCCGATGAACCTGCTCAGCACCTTCGAGAGCCCCCGGTTCATCACCTACATGGGAGCCCCCGAGACCGACGTACGGGCCGACATCCAGTTCGCCGACGACGTCGACCAGACCCGGGACGACCTGGTGGCGAGCATGGCCTCCGACGACCGGCTGACCGACCTGCGGGTCTACGCCAACCTGCTCTACGAAACCGAAGGGGAGGACGGCTGGGAGACCCTGCGCGTCGAAGTCGGCGACTACTCCGCCGGAACCGTGGAGTTCCTGGAGGGCGAGCGGCCCGAAGACGGTGAGATCGCGTTGTCGGTTCTCAACGCCGACAAGTACGGGCTGACCACCGGTGACCCGTTGACCGTCCGACGAGGCGGCGAATCCACGACCCTGGTCGTCTCCGGTATCTACCAGGACGTCACCAGCGGTGGCAACACCGCCAAGATGCAGGGCGAGGCCACCACCGGTGCGGCCAGCTACGTCATCTACGCCGACGCGGTGGACGGGGCCGACGCGGCCGCGATCGCCGACGAGTACAACGACCGGTTCGACAGCGCCAACGTCATTCCGATGGGGGAATATGTCAAACAGACCTTCTCCTACTTCACCGGTGCCTTCCAGAACGCGGCCATCCTGGCTTTCGTGTTCGGTGTCGGTATCGCGGTGCTCATCACCAGCCTGTTCCTCAAACTGCGGCTGAGCAGTGAGCGCCGCAAGAACGGTGTCCTGTCGGCCATCGGCTTCTCCACCGCCGAGATCAGCTCGCAGGTGCGAGGCAAGACGCTGGCGGTGGTCGCGTTGGGAACCGTTCTGGGATTGGTGTTCACCGCGACCGTCGGCGAATCACTCGCCGGGGGACTCATGTCGGTGGCAGGTCTGGGGATCACGAAACTGGCGTTCATTCCGAACTGGAGTGTCGTCTACATCGGATACCCGTTGGTTCTGATCGCCGCCGGGTACATCGGAGCGGTCGCGCTCACCGCGCGGCTGCGCGGCGCGGACAAGAGCATGTGGATCAGGGGCTAG
- a CDS encoding thioesterase II family protein has translation MSAVLWNVRSSSTGRQLIMFPFLGGFGASYNRLAHELTGDWDVWTVNPPGHGPSTEPPIRRLAEMVGCYLENLRAVLRPDAVFFGHSMGGVIAYQVLTAMTGDAAFRERRPTDLVVSAARAPRQLQVAGTANLPERALLRHLLGFGAIPEEVAADRSLIEMFLPAFRADYQVLTEAQRQPVVRLDIPTRLILGERDPQTPEGTAAAWQDYFDTPIRVHVLPDAEHMFVLTDVEPVDRILSDLTRVTAGYPAAEHIAVNRNALSPTTLSPKTLSRNAWSQVAVRP, from the coding sequence TTGAGTGCCGTCCTCTGGAACGTCCGGTCCTCGTCGACCGGACGCCAGCTCATCATGTTCCCGTTCCTGGGAGGGTTCGGGGCGTCCTACAACCGGCTCGCGCACGAGTTGACCGGGGACTGGGACGTCTGGACGGTGAACCCTCCCGGGCATGGCCCGTCCACCGAACCGCCGATTCGCCGGTTGGCCGAGATGGTCGGCTGCTACCTGGAGAACCTTCGCGCCGTGCTGCGGCCCGACGCGGTGTTCTTCGGGCACAGCATGGGCGGCGTCATCGCCTACCAGGTGTTGACGGCGATGACCGGCGACGCCGCGTTCCGGGAACGGCGGCCCACCGACCTGGTGGTGTCGGCGGCGCGTGCGCCCCGGCAGCTTCAGGTCGCGGGTACCGCGAACCTGCCGGAGCGGGCGCTGCTGAGACACCTGCTGGGGTTCGGAGCCATCCCCGAGGAGGTGGCCGCCGACCGCTCGCTCATCGAGATGTTCCTGCCGGCGTTTCGCGCCGACTACCAGGTGCTGACCGAGGCACAGCGGCAACCGGTGGTCCGACTGGACATCCCGACCCGGCTGATCCTGGGTGAACGCGACCCGCAGACCCCCGAGGGCACCGCCGCGGCCTGGCAGGACTACTTCGACACCCCGATCCGCGTTCACGTCCTCCCCGATGCGGAGCACATGTTCGTGTTGACGGACGTCGAACCGGTCGACCGGATCCTGTCCGACTTGACCCGTGTCACGGCGGGCTACCCGGCCGCCGAGCACATCGCGGTCAACCGGAATGCATTGAGCCCGACGACATTGAGCCCGAAGACATTGAGCCGCAACGCCTGGAGCCAGGTGGCCGTGCGGCCCTGA
- a CDS encoding acyl carrier protein — MEKEHVKAVLTKEIATELSMSPGEIDDQASFMKLGISSVQALKIINRLRKELDIDINPVALFEFKTIEDISNYLVEEEED, encoded by the coding sequence GTGGAGAAAGAACACGTCAAAGCCGTTCTCACCAAGGAGATCGCGACCGAGTTGTCGATGTCGCCCGGCGAGATCGACGACCAGGCCAGCTTCATGAAGTTGGGCATCTCCTCAGTTCAGGCGCTCAAGATCATCAACCGGTTGCGCAAGGAACTCGACATCGACATCAACCCGGTCGCCCTCTTCGAGTTCAAGACCATTGAGGACATCAGTAACTACCTGGTCGAAGAGGAAGAGGACTGA